Proteins co-encoded in one Conger conger chromosome 4, fConCon1.1, whole genome shotgun sequence genomic window:
- the org gene encoding oogenesis-related: MSTTCSYTIEAENQENSEDKAVVKSGSVLNAVLCRLSQIWPVRFVMRSFRGFWWLLGFSPAEKDVSEAESPSARQCRTGKKRLRRVTRIVLAFLPRRLQSALGYPVCTSIGCTVSPEVRSSPTKPSGKGSKRKQDDVDEDEDNNEEGQPLQSWVEVLNQEMGEEEDNQADPDYEPSSVGETDSEEYHEHNDTESDIEVQEANGYREIKDLPAEAPAEA, translated from the exons ATGTCGACCACCTGCAGCTACACGATTGAGGCAGAGAACCAGGAAAATTCTGAG GACAAGGCTGTTGTGAAGAGTGGCTCTGTCCTCAACGCGGTACTCTGTCGTCTTTCGCAGATCTGGCCAGTCCGTTTCGTG ATGCGCTCGTTCCGTGGCTTCTGGTGGCTGCTGGGGTTCTCCCCCGCGGAGAAGGACGTCTCGGAGGCGGAGTCGCCCTCGGCCCGGCAGTGCCGCACGGGGAAGAAGCGTCTGCGTCGCGTGACGCGCATCGTCCTGGCCTTCCTGCCCCGTAGGCTGCAGAGCGCGCTGGGCTACCCCGTCTGCACCAGCATCGGCTGCACCGTGTCCCCCG AAGTGCGAAGCTCTCCCACAAAGCCTTCTGGGAAAGGCAGCAAGAGGAAGCAGGATGATGTTGATGAGGATGAGGACAATAATGAGGAAGGGCAGCCCCTGCAGTCCTGGGTTGAGGTTCTGAACCAGGagatgggggaggaggaggacaacCAGGCTGATCCAGACTACGAG CCCAGCAGCGTGGGAGAGACTGACAGCGAGGAGTATCACGAGCACAACGACACCGAGAGCGACATAGAAGTGCAGGAGGCCAACGGCTACAGGGAGATAAAGGATCTGCCCGCG gAGGCGCCCGCTGAGGCGTAG